The stretch of DNA CCATGAATTAATTCATGGGCTAAGAATGGGGGCTACGCAATCTCTCTAAGAATAAACTTTGTCAACGGTCGGAGACCTTGGCAACAGTTAAAGCCTAAAACTTTGCCAATGGGACATGCCGAAAAAGTCGGTACAATTTCCAATTTTGGCAACAGTAGAGCGGCAAATTTTCCCTATCTTCCCCCTACCAAAAACAAACACCTACTTCAATATGAAAACCACCGTCAAAATACTCACCGTCCTACTCGTCCTATTGGGCATCAGCGGAGCATCCGCCTATTATTACATACAGCCCACTTATTCAGGCACAATCCCCCTGAAGAACCTACAAGAAGAAGTTGAAGTCATTTACGACCAACACGGCGTACCGCACATTTACGCTCAAAACGAAGCAGATGCCTACCGAGCATTGGGTTATGCACACGCCAAAGACCGACTCTTTCAGATGGAATTGATGCGGCGAGCAGCCACAGGGCGACTATCCGAAATGTTTGGAAAAGTGACCATTGAAGCCGACCGAATGTTTCGCACTTTGGGCTTGGCGGAGAAGGCAACCGAATGGGTAGCAGCGCATTTTGACGGCAGCAATCAAGCCTATCAAACCGCAACTTTGGCGTATTTGGATGGGGTGAATCAGTATCTTTTTGAAGGACAACTGCCACCCGAATTTCACCTATTGCAGCTTCCCAAAGACTCTTTCACCCTCGAAAACGTCTATCACGTATCGGGTTACATGGCGTTTGGGTTTGCACAAGCGCAGAAAGTCGACCCTATTGTGACCAAAATCAAAAACGAATTGGGCGACGAATACCTCAAAGATTGGATATTGGATTGGAATCCCAAAGACCAAACGATCCCTGTCCACATCCCCAATTCAGAAGCCAATACGGATTCTATACAAACCTCAGCTTTCCATGCTTCTCCAAAAAATACCGCTACTTCCATCGCCCATTCGGTTTATGAAATCTTGGAAAACCTACCCGTTGCGCCCTTCATCGGCAGCAATGCCTGGGTCGTGTCGGGCAGCAAAACCGCATCGGGCAAGGTGATTTTGGCAAACGACACACACATCCGCAACTCGATGCCTGCGACTTGGTTTGAAGCCCACATTGAAGTTCCCAATTTCAGTTTGTACGGCACGCACCTCGCTTGTTCGCCCTTCGCTTTGGTGGGACACAACCGAAAAGTAGCTTGGGGTTTGACCATGTTTGAGAACGACGACATTGATTTTTACCGAGAAAAAGTCAATCCCGACAATCCGAATCAAGTGTGGTTCAAAGACCATTGGGAAGATTTGACGGTGCGGCAGGAAGTCATCAAAGTGAAAGACGGTGAGGACATTAGCTTTGAAGTGCGGACTTCTCGGCATGGACCGATTGTAAACGATGCGCTCGACAATGTGGGGAACAAAGAGAAAGAACCGATTGCGATGTGGTGGTTGTTCAACCAAATCAGCACCAACATATTGGAGGCAGGGTATCAGATGAATCACAGTCAAAATATGGAAGCATTTGAAAAAGGCGTGGCAATGATTGAAGCTCCAGGGCTGAATGTGATGTATGGCGATGAGGCGGGAAACATTGCATGGTGGGCGGCTGCAAAATTGCCGAAACGACCCGACCATGTTCACCCCAAAATGATTTTGAATGGCGCAAGTGGTGAAGATGAAATTTTGGGCTACTACGATTTTGAAGACAATCCGCACAGTATCAATCCCCCTTCGGGTTTTGTGTATTCTGCCAACAATCAACCAGATAGCGTCAAGGGAGAATTGTATGCAGGCTATTATGTGCCAGAGGATCGTGCCAAACGCATTGTAGAACTGCTCCGAAAAGACGACAAATGGACTGTCGAAAAAATACAAGCCATGCAAAATGATGTCACTTCAACGGTGGATGTGCAAAATGTGCAAATACTTTTGGATGTGATTGCAGATCAGCCTGTTGCTTCAAAGTCGGACTTGCACGAACAGGTCATGGATACAGTTAGTTCTTGGGATGGAAATCATTCGGTGGAAGCAGTTGCACCTACGATTTACTACAAATGGTTGATTTATACCTTGAAGGCAGCCTTTGAAGACGAGTTGGGGCAGAAAGATTATCGGGTCATTGCCAATACTTTTTTGATGCGCCGAACGGTTCCGCCTTTCCTTCAAAATGATTCTTCGATTTGGTGGAACAATGTGGCAACAAAAGAACTCATCGAAGACCGAAAAACGATTGTTGCCAATGCTTTTGACAAAACCGTGCAGGATTTAGAAGCGCAGTTGGGCGGCAATGTGGCGGAATGGAAATGGGGTAAAGTCCACACAATCAGCTACGAACATCCTTTGGGGGCTGTGAAACCGCTCGACAACCTCTTCAATCGAGGCCCTTTCCCCGTCATGGGCGGTAATGAAACCATCAACAATATGCAGTATGTCTTGATGGAAAATGGCAAATACAAGGTTTTGGGTTTGCCTGCGCTTCGGTTCATCAAGGATTTTGCGGATGGTGGTAAAACCTTCAATATCAATCCAAGTGGTCAATCGGGTAATCCAATGAGTCCGTTTTATGCCGACCAGATTGAGCTATATATTGCAGGAAAATATCGAACAGTGTTGATGGAGAAAGGGGAAATTGAAGGAGAAGAGAGTGGGCGGTTGGTTTTGAAAATTGCTCAATAGCGGCGGGTTTCAAAACCCACCGCTATTGAGCAATTTAATCGCTTCTTTAAAATTAACATTTTAAGGTCTATTACCCATTCCGAAATTTGCTTGTTAGTATATTTTGTAATAATTTAGCAAAAAAATATAGTTTATTGCTCAAAATTACGCTATAATGCAACCAACAATCAACACTGTTATTCTTTTCACCAACAATATGATTCGCCTCCATCAATTCTATCAACAAGGTTTAGAACTTGGTGAAGCTACCTACAAAAAACGAAATCACATTGGTTATCAGCTCGAAAACCACTATTTTGGCTTCGATGAAGTCTCCGAAAAGATTGTGCCAACTACTTCAATAACCGTTTGGTTCAAGGTATTGGACATTTACG from Chitinophagales bacterium encodes:
- a CDS encoding penicillin acylase family protein, which produces MPKKSVQFPILATVERQIFPIFPLPKTNTYFNMKTTVKILTVLLVLLGISGASAYYYIQPTYSGTIPLKNLQEEVEVIYDQHGVPHIYAQNEADAYRALGYAHAKDRLFQMELMRRAATGRLSEMFGKVTIEADRMFRTLGLAEKATEWVAAHFDGSNQAYQTATLAYLDGVNQYLFEGQLPPEFHLLQLPKDSFTLENVYHVSGYMAFGFAQAQKVDPIVTKIKNELGDEYLKDWILDWNPKDQTIPVHIPNSEANTDSIQTSAFHASPKNTATSIAHSVYEILENLPVAPFIGSNAWVVSGSKTASGKVILANDTHIRNSMPATWFEAHIEVPNFSLYGTHLACSPFALVGHNRKVAWGLTMFENDDIDFYREKVNPDNPNQVWFKDHWEDLTVRQEVIKVKDGEDISFEVRTSRHGPIVNDALDNVGNKEKEPIAMWWLFNQISTNILEAGYQMNHSQNMEAFEKGVAMIEAPGLNVMYGDEAGNIAWWAAAKLPKRPDHVHPKMILNGASGEDEILGYYDFEDNPHSINPPSGFVYSANNQPDSVKGELYAGYYVPEDRAKRIVELLRKDDKWTVEKIQAMQNDVTSTVDVQNVQILLDVIADQPVASKSDLHEQVMDTVSSWDGNHSVEAVAPTIYYKWLIYTLKAAFEDELGQKDYRVIANTFLMRRTVPPFLQNDSSIWWNNVATKELIEDRKTIVANAFDKTVQDLEAQLGGNVAEWKWGKVHTISYEHPLGAVKPLDNLFNRGPFPVMGGNETINNMQYVLMENGKYKVLGLPALRFIKDFADGGKTFNINPSGQSGNPMSPFYADQIELYIAGKYRTVLMEKGEIEGEESGRLVLKIAQ